Proteins co-encoded in one Montipora capricornis isolate CH-2021 chromosome 12, ASM3666992v2, whole genome shotgun sequence genomic window:
- the LOC138027901 gene encoding uncharacterized protein, translating into MFLHVICYLLLFVFFPVIREGNRAIGLNTWYHPDVRQDVFVKYDSHYLNVSRVGTHTVADDFDCTFQCLSHPSCLSFNLAASRGADGKLWCELLSSDRYRDPEEFRVNATSHHFSVQTQCASSSCQNGGTCVPDLKNKGFRCNCKIGFTGDNCEIAASCKALFEADTEQDKSNTSVLTTLHVDSGLTSVLCHFGDFGCGAGGWTPVMKIDGNKQTFLYDSSFWSNKTSYNLPGGQTGFDIQETKLPTYWNTSFNKICLGMKISAAQHSNFVVINRSADSLYSLIADGQYRNVKLGLAEWKKLIGPQASLQTSCLKEGFNVLCSATSHSKARIGIVRNDANECDYCDSRLGFGTGGQYDTTSSCGNEAQYGGDNGDKSIKAMGYILVQ; encoded by the exons ATGTTCTTGCATGTAATATGCTATTTGCTCCTCttcgttttttttcctgtgataCGAGAAGGAAATCGTGCGATTG GATTAAACACATGGTATCACCCCGATGTGCGACAAGATGTGTTCGTAAAATACGACTCGCATTATCTGAATGTGTCAAGAGTTGGTACACACACAGTTGCCGATGACTTTGACTGCACATTTCAATGTCTGAGTCATCCCTCTTGCCTGTCTTTCAACTTGGCTGCATCAAGAGGAGCTGATGGCAAGCTCTGGTGCGAGTTGCTGTCTTCTGATCGATACAGAGACCCCGAAGAATTTAGGGTCAACGCAACTTCGCATCACTTCTCTGTTCAG acacAATGTGCCTCCTCATCTTGCCAAAACGGAGGTACATGTGTACCAGACTTGAAAAATAAAGGTTTCCGCTGCAACTGTAAGATCGGCTTCACGGGAGATAACTGCGAAATAG cTGCCTCATGCAAAGCCCTGTTCGAAGCTGATACTGAGCAGGACAA ATCTAACACAAGCGTGCTTACCACACTTCACGTGGACTCCGGTCTAACTTCCGTTTTGTGTCACTTTGGAGATTTCGGATGCGGAGCTGGAGGATGGACACCGGTCATGAAGATCGATGGAAACAAG CAAACTTTCCTCTACGATTCGAGTTTTTGGAGCAACAAGACATCCTACAACCTTCCTGGAGGACAGACTGGGTTCGACatacaagaaacaaagttaCCAACTTACTGGAACACATCCTTCAACAAGATCTGTCTCGGTATGAAGATCTCTGCCGCACAACATTCAAATTTCGTTGTCATTAACAGATCGGCTGATTCTCTCTATTCGCTGATTGCCGATGGGCAATATCGCAACGTAAAACTTGGCCTGGCTGAATGGAAGAAGCTAATTGGTCCACAGGCTTCCTTACAAACAAGTTGTCTAAAGGAGGGGTTTAATGTTCTGTGTAGCGCTACCAGCCACTCCAAAGCAAGAATTGGCATTGTTCGTAACGACGCCAACGAGTGTGATTATTGTGACTCAAGGCTTGGCTTTGGCACTGGAGGTCAATACGACACCACCAGTTCGTGTGGAAACGAGGCCCAGTACGGAGGTGACAACGGTGACAAGAGTATCAAAGCTATGGGATATATTTTGGTGCAGTAA